From one Ctenopharyngodon idella isolate HZGC_01 chromosome 15, HZGC01, whole genome shotgun sequence genomic stretch:
- the tiam1b gene encoding rho guanine nucleotide exchange factor TIAM1 isoform X3, whose amino-acid sequence MSVLKRNRHSKRSSDSIYDLLHLSTEQVAAFCRSLHEMNPSSEVVSPSSGPESSSLPPSNATPRQLSDADKLRKVICELVETERTYVKDLNCLIGRYLTPLQKESFLTQDELDVLFGNLPEMLEFQVEFLKTLEDGTRLVPDLEKLERVEEFKKILFSLGGSFLYYADRFKIYSAFCASHTKVPKVLVKAKTDAAFKAFLDERNPKQQHSSTLESYLIKPIQRVLKYPLLLRELHSLTDPDSEEHYHLNVAMKAMNTVASHINEMQKIHEEFGAVFDLLISEQTGEKKEVADLSMGDLLLHTSVTWINPSSSLGKCKKEPQLATFVFKTAVVFICKDYSKQKKKMGGSHRASVSGEEKDPFRFRHMIPTDALQVRTLSNTDGESAAVCEIIHVKSESEGRPERVFQLCCSSPESKKDFLKMVHSILRDKQRRQLLKTESLPLSQQYVPFGGKRLCALKGARPAMNRAVSAPTRTLGRRKLVRNRFTIDTDIVFDTEPDSDSPDSQPAQQQGVIPAGDTDRWVEEQFDLQRYEEQEQDVKETDILSDDDDFCPSALSPSTEPDAEGPLSALSLEGDTAEEEEEEEEEIESKKDYKSQHAKLSHLGKQCAMSVASVDEQALPDEVIWVRRDSSTENETQDETQS is encoded by the exons aGTACAGAGCAGGTCGCAGCTTTCTGCCGCAGTCTGCACGAAATGAATCCCTCATCCGAGGTCGTCTCTCCTTCGTCCGGCCCGGAGTCTTCCTCGCTCCCTCCGAGCAACGCCACTCCGCGCCAGCTGTCCGATGCCGACAAACTCCGCAAAGTCATCTGCGAACTGGTGGAGACGGAGCGCACCTATGTCAAA GATCTGAACTGTTTGATCGGGCGATATCTAACCCCACTGCAGAAGGAGTCTTTCCTCACTCAAGATGAG CTGGACGTGCTGTTCGGAAACCTCCCGGAGATGCTGGAATTCCAGGTGGAATTTTTGAAGACTCTGGAAGACGGAACCCGACTGGTGCCGGACCTGGAGAAACTGGAGCGAGTGGAAGAGTTCAAG AAAATCCTCTTTTCTCTGGGTGGCTCATTCCTGTATTATGCCGACCGCTTCAAGATCTACAGCGCTTTCTGTGCCAGCCACACTAAAGTGCCCAAAGTGCTGGTCAAAG CAAAGACAGATGCGGCCTTCAAGGCATTTCTGGACGAGCGCAACCCCAAACAGCAGCATTCGTCCACGCTGGAGTCATACCTGATCAAACCCATCCAGAGAGTGCTGAAATACCCTCTGCTGCTGAGAGAACTGCACTCGCTCACCGACCCTGACAGCGAGGAGCACTACCATCTGAACG TTGCAATGAAAGCCATGAACACCGTAGCCAGTCACATCAACGAGATGCAGAAGATCCACGAGGAGTTTGGAGCCGTGTTTGACCTCCTCATCTCTGAACAGACTGGAGAAAAGAAAGAG GTTGCCGACTTGTCTATGGGAGATTTACTCCTCCACACCAGCGTGACATGGATCAACCCGTCCTCCTCGCTAGGGAAGTGCAAGAAAGAGCCACAGCTGGCCACATTCG TGTTCAAAACCGCTGTTGTGTTCATCTGTAAAGATTACTCcaaacagaagaagaaaatg GGTGGTTCTCACAGAGCATCGGTCTCAGGTGAGGAGAAAGATCCGTTCCGTTTCCGTCACATGATCCCCACTGATGCGCTTCAGGTGCGCACACTGTCCAATACAG ATGGAGAGAGCGCAGCCGTCTGTGAGATTATCCATGTGAAGTCTGAATCAGAGGGAAGACCAGAGAGAGTGTTTCAGCTCTGCTGCAG CTCTCCCGAGAGTAAGAAAGACTTCTTGAAGATGGTTCACTCCATCCTGAGAGATAAACAGCGCCGTCAGCTGTTGAAGACGGAAAGCCTTCCTCTCAGTCAGCAGTACGTTCCCTTCGGAGGAAAACGCCTGTGCGCTCTTAAAGGAGCCCGACCGGCCATGAACAGAGCAG TTTCTGCTCCGACTCGCACTCTGGGCCGAAGGAAACTAGTTCGGAACCGTTTCACCATCGACACGGACATCGTTTTCGACACCGAGCCCGACAGCGACTCGCCCGACTCCCAGCCTGCTCAGCAGCAGGGCGTCATCCCGGCGGGCGACACCGACCGCTGGGTGGAGGAGCAGTTTGACCTTCAGCGCTACGAGGAGCAGGAACAGGACGTGAAGGAAACGGACATCCTGAGCGACGACGACGACTTCTGTCCATCCGCCCTAAGCCCGTCTACCGAGCCGGACGCGGAGGGACCGCTTTCCGCCCTCTCGCTGGAGGGAGACACAGctgaggaggaagaagaggaggaggaggaaattGAGAGCAAGAAGGACTACAAATCCCAGCATGCCAAGCTGTCTCATTTAGGGAAGCAGTGCGCCATGTCAGTGGCCAGTGTGGATGAGCAGGCGCTGCCCGATGAGGTCATCTGGGTGCGACGGGACAGCAGCACAGAGAACGAGACACAAGACGAAACCCAGAGCTGA
- the tiam1b gene encoding rho guanine nucleotide exchange factor TIAM1 isoform X4, producing MNPSSEVVSPSSGPESSSLPPSNATPRQLSDADKLRKVICELVETERTYVKDLNCLIGRYLTPLQKESFLTQDELDVLFGNLPEMLEFQVEFLKTLEDGTRLVPDLEKLERVEEFKKILFSLGGSFLYYADRFKIYSAFCASHTKVPKVLVKAKTDAAFKAFLDERNPKQQHSSTLESYLIKPIQRVLKYPLLLRELHSLTDPDSEEHYHLNVAMKAMNTVASHINEMQKIHEEFGAVFDLLISEQTGEKKEVADLSMGDLLLHTSVTWINPSSSLGKCKKEPQLATFVFKTAVVFICKDYSKQKKKMGGSHRASVSGEEKDPFRFRHMIPTDALQVRTLSNTDGESAAVCEIIHVKSESEGRPERVFQLCCSSPESKKDFLKMVHSILRDKQRRQLLKTESLPLSQQYVPFGGKRLCALKGARPAMNRAVSAPTRTLGRRKLVRNRFTIDTDIVFDTEPDSDSPDSQPAQQQGVIPAGDTDRWVEEQFDLQRYEEQEQDVKETDILSDDDDFCPSALSPSTEPDAEGPLSALSLEGDTAEEEEEEEEEIESKKDYKSQHAKLSHLGKQCAMSVASVDEQALPDEVIWVRRDSSTENETQDETQS from the exons ATGAATCCCTCATCCGAGGTCGTCTCTCCTTCGTCCGGCCCGGAGTCTTCCTCGCTCCCTCCGAGCAACGCCACTCCGCGCCAGCTGTCCGATGCCGACAAACTCCGCAAAGTCATCTGCGAACTGGTGGAGACGGAGCGCACCTATGTCAAA GATCTGAACTGTTTGATCGGGCGATATCTAACCCCACTGCAGAAGGAGTCTTTCCTCACTCAAGATGAG CTGGACGTGCTGTTCGGAAACCTCCCGGAGATGCTGGAATTCCAGGTGGAATTTTTGAAGACTCTGGAAGACGGAACCCGACTGGTGCCGGACCTGGAGAAACTGGAGCGAGTGGAAGAGTTCAAG AAAATCCTCTTTTCTCTGGGTGGCTCATTCCTGTATTATGCCGACCGCTTCAAGATCTACAGCGCTTTCTGTGCCAGCCACACTAAAGTGCCCAAAGTGCTGGTCAAAG CAAAGACAGATGCGGCCTTCAAGGCATTTCTGGACGAGCGCAACCCCAAACAGCAGCATTCGTCCACGCTGGAGTCATACCTGATCAAACCCATCCAGAGAGTGCTGAAATACCCTCTGCTGCTGAGAGAACTGCACTCGCTCACCGACCCTGACAGCGAGGAGCACTACCATCTGAACG TTGCAATGAAAGCCATGAACACCGTAGCCAGTCACATCAACGAGATGCAGAAGATCCACGAGGAGTTTGGAGCCGTGTTTGACCTCCTCATCTCTGAACAGACTGGAGAAAAGAAAGAG GTTGCCGACTTGTCTATGGGAGATTTACTCCTCCACACCAGCGTGACATGGATCAACCCGTCCTCCTCGCTAGGGAAGTGCAAGAAAGAGCCACAGCTGGCCACATTCG TGTTCAAAACCGCTGTTGTGTTCATCTGTAAAGATTACTCcaaacagaagaagaaaatg GGTGGTTCTCACAGAGCATCGGTCTCAGGTGAGGAGAAAGATCCGTTCCGTTTCCGTCACATGATCCCCACTGATGCGCTTCAGGTGCGCACACTGTCCAATACAG ATGGAGAGAGCGCAGCCGTCTGTGAGATTATCCATGTGAAGTCTGAATCAGAGGGAAGACCAGAGAGAGTGTTTCAGCTCTGCTGCAG CTCTCCCGAGAGTAAGAAAGACTTCTTGAAGATGGTTCACTCCATCCTGAGAGATAAACAGCGCCGTCAGCTGTTGAAGACGGAAAGCCTTCCTCTCAGTCAGCAGTACGTTCCCTTCGGAGGAAAACGCCTGTGCGCTCTTAAAGGAGCCCGACCGGCCATGAACAGAGCAG TTTCTGCTCCGACTCGCACTCTGGGCCGAAGGAAACTAGTTCGGAACCGTTTCACCATCGACACGGACATCGTTTTCGACACCGAGCCCGACAGCGACTCGCCCGACTCCCAGCCTGCTCAGCAGCAGGGCGTCATCCCGGCGGGCGACACCGACCGCTGGGTGGAGGAGCAGTTTGACCTTCAGCGCTACGAGGAGCAGGAACAGGACGTGAAGGAAACGGACATCCTGAGCGACGACGACGACTTCTGTCCATCCGCCCTAAGCCCGTCTACCGAGCCGGACGCGGAGGGACCGCTTTCCGCCCTCTCGCTGGAGGGAGACACAGctgaggaggaagaagaggaggaggaggaaattGAGAGCAAGAAGGACTACAAATCCCAGCATGCCAAGCTGTCTCATTTAGGGAAGCAGTGCGCCATGTCAGTGGCCAGTGTGGATGAGCAGGCGCTGCCCGATGAGGTCATCTGGGTGCGACGGGACAGCAGCACAGAGAACGAGACACAAGACGAAACCCAGAGCTGA
- the LOC127495931 gene encoding LOW QUALITY PROTEIN: claudin-8-like (The sequence of the model RefSeq protein was modified relative to this genomic sequence to represent the inferred CDS: deleted 1 base in 1 codon) translates to MRAKLEILALVLGAIGLVGTIAVTALPMWKVTAFIGPNLIIMEAQWEGLWMACIRQADIRMQCKVYDSLLILPGDIQAARGLMCVSIVLAVLAVLVSVCGMRGTDCYQEDSRGKNVILLVGGCLFVASGLATLIPVSWSTHTIIRDFYNPLVLESQKREIGQALYVGFATFLVLLVAGVILLCRYAPRQRKDEEDGPYVPVEKDKMSMLERTPSSNSYWRSQYV, encoded by the exons ATGAGAGCTAAACTGGAGATCCTTGCCCTGGTGCTGGGCGCCATCGGTCTGGTAGGGACCATCGCAGTGACC GCGCTGCCCATGTGGAAGGTCACGGCATTTATTGGGCCCAACCTCATCATCATGGAGGCGCAGTGGGAGGGGTTATGGATGGCGTGCATACGGCAGGCGGACATCAGAATGCAGTGCAAGGTCTACGACTCGCTGCTCATCCTGCCGGGAGACATCCAGGCGGCCCGTGGGCTCATGTGCGTCTCCATAGTGCTCGCCGTTCTAGCCGTCCTGGTGTCCGTCTGTGGGATGAGGGGCACAGACTGCTATCAAGAGGACAGCAGGGGTAAGAATGTGATCCTGCTGGTGGGCGGCTGCCTGTTCGTCGCCTCCGGCCTCGCCACTCTCATTCCCGTCTCCTGGTCAACTCATACCATCATCCGAGACTTTTACAACCCCCTGGTGCTGGAGTCGCAAAAGCGAGAGATCGGACAGGCGCTTTATGTGGGCTTCGCTACGTTCTTGGTCCTCCTGGTTGCTGGGGTGATACTGCTGTGCCGTTACGCCCCCCGTCAGAGGAAGGACGAGGAGGATGGGCCGTATGTCCCAGTGGAAAAGGACAAAATGAGCATGTTGGAACGGACACCCTCTTCTAACTCTTACTGGAGGAGTCAGTACGTCTGA
- the LOC127495925 gene encoding claudin-4-like, producing MSYTAGSYMAKSYADKSYGGSAYTGYPDEKSAKEMYEEQLKTEKRKRRESMCCEVVALVIGFLGLIGVAAVTGLPMWKVTAFIQENIIVMETRWEGLWMNCFRQANIRMQCKVYDSLLFLPSDLQAARGLMCTSVALSAFACIVSAVGMRCTRLVDSRPKTKHIVLVSGGCLFLAGCLTTIIPVSWTAHVIIQDFYNPLLIDAQRRELGEALYIGWVTSALLFSAGVILLCRHAPRTQDKMDMAAVMYRAGSAPYNYSYGPGYGYQPAYGYQPAYNYQPTYSPIPTIYNPPRV from the coding sequence ATGTCTTACACGGCCGGGTCTTATATGGCCAAGTCCTATGCGGACAAATCCTATGGGGGCAGTGCATACACGGGCTATCCGGATGAGAAGTCGGCGAAGGAAATGTACGAGGAGCAGCTGAAGACCGAGAAGAGGAAGAGACGGGAATCCATGTGCTGTGAGGTGGTGGCGCTGGTCATAGGCTTTCTTGGACTGATCGGCGTTGCCGCCGTCACGGGCCTCCCGATGTGGAAGGTGACGGCGTTCATCCAGGAGAACATCATCGTGATGGAGACACGTTGGGAGGGCTTGTGGATGAACTGCTTCCGGCAAGCCAACATCCGTATGCAGTGCAAAGTCTATGATTCTTTGCTGTTTCTTCCATCCGACCTCCAGGCTGCCAGGGGTCTCATGTGCACCTCCGTCGCTTTGTCTGCCTTCGCCTGCATCGTGTCAGCCGTAGGAATGCGCTGTACCCGTCTGGTGGACTCCCGTCCCAAGACCAAGCACATTGTTTTGGTGAGTGGAGGGTGTTTGTTCCTTGCTGGCTGCTTGACCACCATCATTCCTGTGTCGTGGACGGCTCACGTGATCATCCAGGACTTCTACAACCCCTTGTTGATCGACGCCCAACGCAGAGAGCTCGGGGAGGCCCTCTACATCGGATGGGTCACTTCGGCTTTGCTCTTCAGTGCCGGGGTGATTCTGCTCTGTCGACATGCACCACGGACACAGGACAAAATGGACATGGCTGCTGTGATGTACCGTGCCGGATCGGCCCCATATAACTACTCCTACGGGCCCGGATATGGATACCAGCCTGCATACGGATACCAACCCGCATATAACTATCAACCGACCTATTCTCCCATCCCGACGATCTATAACCCGCCAAGAGTCTGA
- the cldn8.1 gene encoding claudin-8: MASGALEIVGMCVTLIGLIGVAASTGMPMWRVTAFIGENIIVMETRYEGLWMNCYRQANIRMQCKVYDSLLALSPDLQAARGLMCCSVALTGLGLLIAIVGMRCTACIQDNDRAKRMILIISGCMILMGCFCCLIPVSWTGHAIIQDFYNPLLIDAQRRELGEALYIGWVSSAFLFAGGCIFTCCTGPLDKGPDPRYRYSRNAPYVAYQPQPVTFHPQARSEYSHLSGPPSFIQTSYQPSRQQSFIQPSRQQSFIQPSRQQPFIQPSRHPSARSAVAYL, encoded by the coding sequence ATGGCAAGCGGTGCCCTGGAGATTGTGGGAATGTGCGTGACCCTGATCGGGCTCATCGGGGTGGCGGCCAGCACCGGGATGCCAATGTGGCGGGTGACGGCGTTCATCGGGGAGAACATCATCGTGATGGAGACCCGCTATGAAGGCTTGTGGATGAACTGCTACCGACAGGCCAACATTCGAATGCAGTGTAAGGTGTACGACTCCCTGCTGGCGCTGTCCCCGGACCTCCAGGCTGCACGGGGGCTCATGTGCTGCTCTGTGGCACTGACCGGTCTGGGTCTACTGATCGCCATCGTCGGGATGAGGTGCACGGCGTGCATTCAAGACAACGACCGTGCCAAACGTATGATTTTGATCATCTCCGGTTGCATGATCCTAATGGGCTGCTTCTGCTGCCTCATTCCCGTCTCCTGGACCGGACACGCCATCATCCAGGATTTCTACAACCCCTTGCTCATCGATGCCCAGCGCAGGGAACTCGGGGAGGCACTGTACATCGGTTGGGTGTCGTCAGCCTTCCTGTTTGCCGGCGGTTGCATATTCACCTGCTGCACCGGACCCCTGGACAAGGGCCCAGACCCAAGGTACAGGTACTCCAGGAACGCACCCTATGTGGCCTATCAGCCGCAACCGGTGACCTTCCACCCGCAAGCGCGGTCGGAATACAGCCATCTGTCTGGACCACCGTCATTCATTCAGACGTCGTACCAACCATCCAGACAGCAGTCATTCATTCAGCCTTCCAGACAgcagtcattcattcaaccttCCAGACAGCAGCCGTTCATACAGCCGTCCCGACACCCGTCCGCCCGCAGTGCCGTGGCTTATCTCTGA